In one window of Paracoccus saliphilus DNA:
- a CDS encoding GNAT family N-acetyltransferase: MKICAPVPDAVLPQAVSLWRSAFGGREAAIPARAENAIAVMRGEVIEGIVGLRDDRGGFLAVTPPLMRLLFRPAPPTADLVLDGIVVRQSRRGFGRALVAAAEAEARRRRRHGLRAEVRLRDRGAVAFYRSLGFVEETRGRYGWPWSGKVAVMRKPV; the protein is encoded by the coding sequence ATGAAGATTTGCGCTCCGGTTCCCGACGCCGTGCTGCCTCAGGCGGTGTCGCTGTGGCGCAGCGCTTTCGGTGGCAGGGAAGCTGCGATACCTGCCCGCGCCGAGAACGCCATCGCGGTGATGCGTGGGGAGGTGATCGAGGGAATCGTCGGGCTTCGCGATGATCGCGGTGGGTTCCTGGCAGTCACGCCGCCCTTGATGCGCCTGCTGTTCCGTCCCGCTCCGCCTACCGCTGACCTGGTTCTCGACGGCATCGTCGTACGCCAATCCCGCCGAGGGTTCGGCCGGGCCTTGGTTGCCGCGGCCGAAGCCGAGGCACGCCGCCGACGCCGTCACGGTCTGCGGGCCGAGGTACGGCTGCGGGATCGTGGCGCCGTCGCCTTTTATCGTAGTCTCGGTTTCGTCGAGGAAACACGCGGCCGATACGGCTGGCCCTGGTCGGGAAAGGTTGCGGTGATGCGCAAGCCGGTCTGA
- a CDS encoding AzlD domain-containing protein: MNEAHSDLSIWVVIILLGIGTFLIRWSFLGALGNRDLPQWFMRMLRYTPVAVLPALVAPLVMWPAATGGQPEPARLSAAIVTVAIGVLTKNVILAILGGAITLFGMLYVLG, encoded by the coding sequence ATGAACGAGGCCCATTCGGACCTGTCCATCTGGGTGGTGATCATCCTGCTGGGGATCGGCACATTCCTGATCCGCTGGTCATTCCTTGGCGCCCTGGGGAATCGCGATCTGCCGCAATGGTTCATGCGCATGCTGCGCTATACGCCTGTCGCGGTCCTGCCGGCGCTGGTCGCACCGCTGGTCATGTGGCCCGCTGCGACCGGCGGCCAACCAGAGCCGGCCCGCCTGTCGGCAGCGATCGTGACGGTGGCCATCGGCGTCCTGACCAAGAATGTCATCCTTGCCATTCTTGGCGGTGCGATCACCCTTTTCGGGATGCTCTATGTCCTGGGGTAG
- the greA gene encoding transcription elongation factor GreA, with the protein MDKLPITRSGFQALEQELTRLKSTERPAIIRAIAEAREHGDLSENAEYHAAREKQGFIEGRIKELESVLSRSEVIDPAKLSGSVKFGATVDLIDEDTEEERSYQIVGEAEADIERGLLNMRSPLARALIGKEEGDSVEVNTPGGQRSYEIVAIRYE; encoded by the coding sequence ATGGACAAACTACCCATAACGCGCAGCGGATTTCAGGCGCTGGAACAGGAACTCACCCGGCTGAAATCGACAGAGCGCCCCGCCATTATCCGTGCCATCGCCGAGGCACGCGAACATGGCGATCTGTCGGAGAACGCCGAATATCACGCCGCCCGTGAAAAGCAGGGCTTCATCGAAGGCCGCATCAAGGAGCTGGAATCGGTCCTGTCGCGCTCCGAGGTGATCGATCCCGCCAAGCTGTCGGGTTCGGTCAAGTTCGGCGCCACCGTCGATCTGATCGACGAGGATACCGAGGAAGAGCGCAGTTATCAGATCGTCGGCGAGGCCGAGGCCGATATCGAACGTGGCCTTCTGAACATGCGCTCACCCCTGGCCCGCGCGCTGATCGGCAAGGAGGAAGGCGACAGCGTCGAGGTGAACACGCCGGGCGGGCAACGCAGCTACGAGATCGTTGCCATCCGGTATGAATAG
- a CDS encoding Glu/Leu/Phe/Val family dehydrogenase: protein MANTHTSFRESVERMFTHAAGLMALPPGLEEKIRVCNSTYTVRFGVRLRGQIQTFTGYRSVHSEHMEPVKGGIRYSLDVNQDEVEALAALMTYKCALVEVPFGGSKGGLRIDPRQWDEDELERITRRFTYELSRRNLISPSQNVPAPDMGTGEREMAWMADAFKRLHPDDINAKACVTGKPRTAGGIDGRVEATGRGVQYALREFFRHDDMMKRAGLEGTLAGKRIIVQGLGNVGYHAALFLASEDKALITAVIERDGVISNPKGLDIGALKAHIAATGGVEGFPGGDFRPEGLAALEDDCDVLIPAAVESVIHGGNADRIKCKLIIEAANGPVTADADEILKRKGVVIIPDMYANAGGVTVSYFEWVKNLSQISLGRLERRHEEARARMLVEELERLSADTGLNWTLSKGFKEAFLTGADELELVRSGLDDTMREAFGKMKEVWLGNSKVDDMRTAAYVVAIRRISNVYGSLGL, encoded by the coding sequence ATGGCCAACACGCATACTTCATTTCGTGAATCTGTAGAGCGGATGTTCACACATGCCGCGGGGCTGATGGCCTTGCCCCCCGGCCTGGAAGAGAAGATTCGGGTTTGCAATTCGACCTATACGGTGCGGTTCGGCGTCCGGTTGCGCGGCCAGATCCAGACATTCACGGGTTATCGCTCGGTCCATTCCGAACATATGGAGCCGGTGAAGGGCGGGATTCGCTATTCGCTCGATGTCAACCAGGACGAGGTAGAGGCGCTGGCCGCGCTGATGACCTATAAATGCGCGCTGGTCGAGGTGCCCTTCGGTGGCTCCAAGGGTGGGCTGCGCATCGATCCGCGGCAATGGGACGAGGACGAGCTGGAGCGGATAACCCGCCGTTTCACCTATGAATTGTCGCGCCGCAACCTGATCTCGCCCAGCCAGAACGTCCCGGCCCCCGACATGGGCACGGGCGAGCGCGAGATGGCGTGGATGGCCGATGCCTTCAAGCGCCTGCATCCAGACGACATCAACGCCAAGGCCTGCGTGACCGGCAAGCCGCGTACCGCGGGCGGCATCGACGGGCGGGTCGAGGCGACCGGGCGGGGCGTGCAATACGCGTTGCGCGAATTCTTCCGCCATGACGACATGATGAAGCGGGCCGGGCTGGAGGGAACGCTCGCTGGCAAGCGGATCATCGTGCAGGGTCTGGGCAATGTGGGCTATCACGCCGCGCTGTTCCTTGCCTCCGAGGACAAGGCGCTGATTACCGCGGTGATCGAGCGAGATGGCGTGATCAGCAATCCGAAAGGGCTCGATATCGGGGCGCTCAAGGCGCATATCGCCGCGACTGGCGGGGTCGAGGGCTTCCCGGGTGGCGACTTCCGCCCCGAAGGTCTCGCCGCGCTGGAAGACGATTGCGACGTGCTGATCCCGGCGGCCGTGGAAAGCGTCATCCATGGCGGCAATGCCGACCGGATCAAGTGCAAACTCATCATAGAGGCCGCGAACGGTCCCGTGACCGCCGATGCCGACGAGATCCTCAAGCGCAAGGGCGTCGTCATCATCCCCGACATGTATGCCAACGCCGGCGGTGTGACGGTGTCCTATTTCGAATGGGTCAAGAACCTGTCGCAGATCAGCCTCGGCCGTCTGGAGCGTCGCCATGAAGAGGCCCGCGCCCGCATGCTGGTCGAGGAACTGGAACGTCTGTCGGCCGATACCGGCCTGAACTGGACGCTCTCCAAGGGCTTCAAGGAGGCGTTCCTGACCGGCGCCGATGAACTCGAACTGGTCCGCTCGGGGCTGGACGACACCATGCGCGAGGCCTTCGGCAAGATGAAGGAGGTCTGGCTTGGCAATAGCAAGGTGGATGACATGCGCACCGCCGCCTATGTGGTCGCGATCCGCAGGATTTCCAATGTTTACGGTTCCCTGGGGCTGTGA
- a CDS encoding AzlC family ABC transporter permease, with amino-acid sequence MAPSPASQPEPRQAAAEAASARALARNPAQAFRFGMIQSLPFLIVIVPFAMLFGVVALEAGIDIAQILGFSVLVLAGASQFTAVQLLSDHAPTWVVILSGLAVNLRMAMYSASLVPWLKGATGRQKAWIAYTLIDQSYALAIQHYEHHPRLTLQQRLAYFFGAAVAMCIPWIAASWLGATLGRAIPDDIALDFAMPITFLAMIAPMLRTPAHMAACFVSIVAALLLAGLPSGLGMMIAALFGMATGALLEVWTERRQEAGS; translated from the coding sequence ATGGCCCCGTCGCCAGCCTCGCAACCAGAGCCTCGGCAAGCGGCTGCCGAAGCGGCCAGCGCACGCGCCCTGGCCCGCAACCCGGCACAGGCGTTCCGCTTTGGCATGATCCAGAGCCTGCCCTTCCTGATCGTGATCGTCCCCTTTGCGATGCTCTTCGGAGTCGTGGCGCTCGAAGCCGGAATCGATATCGCCCAGATCCTCGGGTTCTCGGTGCTGGTCCTGGCGGGAGCCTCGCAATTCACCGCCGTGCAGCTTTTATCGGATCACGCGCCCACATGGGTGGTGATCCTGTCCGGCCTTGCCGTCAATCTGCGGATGGCGATGTATTCGGCATCGCTGGTGCCCTGGCTGAAAGGCGCCACGGGCCGGCAGAAGGCATGGATCGCCTATACGCTGATCGATCAGAGCTATGCGCTGGCGATCCAGCATTACGAACACCATCCGCGCCTGACCCTGCAGCAGCGGCTGGCCTATTTCTTTGGCGCGGCGGTGGCGATGTGCATCCCCTGGATCGCGGCAAGCTGGCTGGGCGCAACGCTTGGCCGGGCCATTCCCGATGATATTGCGCTGGATTTCGCGATGCCGATCACCTTCCTCGCGATGATCGCCCCGATGCTGCGCACCCCCGCGCATATGGCTGCCTGTTTCGTCTCGATCGTTGCGGCGCTGCTTTTGGCCGGGTTGCCGTCCGGGCTGGGAATGATGATCGCCGCCCTTTTCGGCATGGCAACCGGCGCCCTGCTGGAGGTCTGGACCGAACGGCGGCAGGAGGCCGGATCATGA
- a CDS encoding electron transfer flavoprotein-ubiquinone oxidoreductase produces the protein MTDETQTLRESMEYDVVIVGAGPAGLSAAIRLKQINPEIEVVVLEKGSEVGAHILSGAVLDPSGLNRLIPDWKEKGAPVATEVVDDNFFVLGESGQMKVPNWPMPPLMNNHGNYIVSMGNVCRWLAEQAEELGVEVFPGMAASQVVWDGNRVKGVVAGEMGLNADGTPGPQYEPGMELHGKYVFIAEGVRGSLAKEIMAKLNLSEGHEPQKFGLGMKEIWEVAPEKFKKGRVVHTMGWPLGKNAGGGSFIYHFEDNQVLVGFVVHLNYENPHLYPYMEFQRFKHHPMVAELLEGGKRVAYGARAISEGGWQSIPELSFDGGVLLGCSAGLVNVPRIKGNHNAMISGIEAAEAAAAALAEGREGDRLEAYDAALRSGDVGKDLKRVRNVKPIWSKMGLWWSLALGGFDMWVANLTGWNPLGTWKHGKTDAQATGKASDYDPIDYPRPDGKLSFDRLTNVAFSFTNHEESQPCHLKLKDSAVPISVNLPEFAEPAQRYCPAGVYEVVEDGGDPRFVINFQNCVHCKTCDIKDPSQNINWTTPQGGDGPNYPNM, from the coding sequence ATGACCGACGAGACCCAGACCCTTCGCGAATCGATGGAATACGATGTTGTGATCGTTGGGGCAGGGCCTGCAGGCCTGTCGGCGGCGATCCGGCTCAAGCAGATCAACCCCGAGATCGAGGTTGTGGTTCTGGAAAAGGGCTCGGAAGTGGGCGCGCATATCCTCTCGGGCGCGGTGCTGGACCCAAGCGGGCTGAACCGGTTGATCCCCGACTGGAAAGAGAAGGGCGCGCCGGTCGCGACCGAGGTCGTGGACGACAATTTCTTCGTTCTGGGCGAATCCGGGCAGATGAAGGTGCCGAACTGGCCGATGCCGCCCCTGATGAACAATCACGGCAATTACATCGTCAGCATGGGCAATGTCTGCCGCTGGCTGGCCGAGCAGGCCGAAGAGCTTGGCGTCGAGGTCTTTCCCGGCATGGCCGCCAGCCAGGTGGTCTGGGACGGCAATCGCGTCAAGGGCGTCGTGGCGGGCGAGATGGGATTGAATGCCGATGGCACCCCCGGCCCGCAATACGAGCCGGGGATGGAGTTGCATGGCAAATATGTCTTCATCGCCGAGGGTGTCCGGGGCAGCCTTGCCAAGGAAATCATGGCCAAGCTGAACCTCTCGGAGGGCCATGAGCCGCAGAAATTCGGCCTTGGGATGAAGGAAATCTGGGAGGTCGCACCCGAGAAATTCAAGAAAGGCCGCGTCGTGCACACGATGGGCTGGCCCTTGGGCAAGAACGCGGGCGGCGGCAGCTTCATCTATCATTTCGAGGATAACCAGGTGCTTGTCGGTTTCGTCGTCCACCTGAATTACGAGAACCCGCATCTGTATCCCTACATGGAATTCCAGCGCTTCAAGCATCACCCGATGGTGGCCGAACTGCTGGAGGGCGGCAAGCGCGTGGCTTACGGCGCCCGTGCGATCAGTGAAGGCGGCTGGCAGTCGATCCCCGAGCTGTCCTTCGATGGTGGCGTGCTGCTTGGCTGCTCGGCCGGGCTGGTGAACGTGCCGCGGATCAAGGGCAACCACAACGCGATGATCTCGGGCATCGAGGCTGCGGAAGCGGCGGCGGCGGCCCTGGCCGAAGGACGCGAAGGCGACCGGCTGGAGGCCTATGACGCGGCGCTTCGCAGCGGTGATGTCGGCAAGGACCTGAAACGCGTCCGCAACGTCAAGCCGATCTGGTCGAAAATGGGCCTGTGGTGGTCGCTGGCGCTTGGCGGCTTCGACATGTGGGTGGCGAACCTGACCGGCTGGAATCCGCTTGGTACCTGGAAACACGGCAAGACGGATGCGCAGGCGACCGGAAAGGCCAGCGATTACGATCCGATCGATTACCCCAGGCCCGATGGCAAGCTTAGCTTCGACAGGCTCACCAATGTCGCTTTTTCCTTCACCAATCACGAGGAAAGCCAGCCCTGCCACTTGAAACTAAAGGATTCGGCGGTGCCGATCTCGGTCAACCTGCCGGAATTCGCAGAGCCTGCACAGCGTTACTGTCCTGCCGGGGTCTATGAGGTGGTCGAGGATGGTGGCGATCCGCGCTTCGTGATCAACTTCCAGAACTGCGTCCATTGCAAGACTTGCGACATCAAGGACCCAAGCCAGAACATCAACTGGACCACCCCGCAGGGGGGCGACGGGCCGAATTACCCGAATATGTGA
- a CDS encoding TetR/AcrR family transcriptional regulator, with translation MVRLKNSRNAVLGRKINQVLDGAWRIFQRDGYAGAGVDDIAQAAGVSKATLYAYFPDKRLMFQKTMQAAMERYQAKPLDSIPLDLPAASGLPRMTTEITGWLNSDHEIRLSRLAIGEANRFPAIARSYHQRFETLLGHPLRDRLEMFVNRRELEMEDTAMAARQLIRLCGLAVHDRAAARATGTDEATIHRSAAMAATMFLRAYGPDTRMADQRSGQRNADVAPMR, from the coding sequence ATGGTTAGACTGAAAAACAGCAGGAATGCCGTATTGGGACGCAAGATCAATCAGGTGCTGGACGGCGCATGGCGGATTTTCCAGCGTGATGGATATGCCGGTGCCGGAGTCGACGACATCGCCCAGGCCGCCGGTGTATCGAAAGCAACCCTTTATGCCTATTTTCCGGACAAGCGCTTGATGTTTCAGAAAACCATGCAGGCGGCCATGGAACGCTATCAAGCCAAGCCGCTGGATTCGATCCCGCTTGATCTGCCTGCCGCCAGCGGCCTGCCCCGCATGACGACAGAGATCACCGGCTGGCTGAACTCGGATCATGAGATACGACTGTCCCGGCTCGCGATCGGAGAGGCGAACCGTTTTCCGGCAATCGCCAGGAGCTATCACCAACGGTTCGAGACATTGCTGGGGCACCCCCTTCGCGACAGGCTGGAAATGTTCGTCAACCGGCGCGAGCTGGAGATGGAGGATACGGCAATGGCCGCCCGGCAGTTGATCCGGCTTTGCGGGCTGGCAGTTCACGATCGCGCTGCGGCAAGGGCTACAGGCACCGACGAGGCAACAATTCACCGCTCTGCCGCGATGGCCGCCACGATGTTCCTGCGCGCCTATGGTCCTGATACGCGCATGGCCGATCAGCGCTCCGGTCAGCGGAACGCCGATGTT
- a CDS encoding MBL fold metallo-hydrolase, with protein sequence MSTPFETPPEAGEAISVADGVLWLRLPLPMALDHVNIYALEEGDGWTIVDTGFDTGLTREIWGKLRSGPLGGKPIRRIIGTHHHPDHIGLAGWFMDSDGAELLMSRTAWLMARMLQLDLQERPTREALAFWRWAGMPPELLAKRAEQRPFNFADVVAPMPLGYTRLTDGQAIRFGGRNWTVAMGHGHAPCHATFWSQDDDLVIGGDQLLSSISPNLGVHPTEPEADPVGEWLASCTRMLELAEPRHFVLPGHKLPFTGLPDRLRQLIDNHHGALGRMEAALRKAPRSAVECFDILFKRRIDESVFGLALVEAVAHVNHLRFRGAIRAVGERDGAALWGA encoded by the coding sequence ATCTCCACCCCGTTCGAGACACCGCCCGAAGCGGGCGAAGCCATTTCTGTCGCGGACGGGGTGCTGTGGCTGCGTCTGCCTCTGCCCATGGCGCTGGATCATGTGAATATCTATGCGCTTGAGGAAGGCGATGGCTGGACCATTGTCGATACCGGTTTCGACACCGGCCTGACGCGCGAAATATGGGGCAAGCTGCGCAGCGGCCCGCTTGGCGGCAAGCCGATCCGGCGCATCATCGGCACGCATCACCACCCTGACCATATCGGCCTCGCGGGCTGGTTCATGGACAGCGACGGTGCCGAGCTGCTGATGAGCCGGACCGCGTGGCTCATGGCCCGGATGCTGCAACTCGACCTGCAGGAACGCCCGACCAGGGAGGCGCTGGCCTTCTGGCGTTGGGCAGGCATGCCGCCTGAACTGCTGGCAAAGCGCGCAGAACAACGGCCCTTCAATTTCGCCGATGTCGTCGCGCCGATGCCGCTTGGCTACACAAGGCTGACCGATGGGCAGGCGATCCGTTTCGGCGGGCGCAACTGGACGGTCGCGATGGGGCATGGCCATGCGCCCTGCCACGCCACCTTCTGGTCGCAGGATGATGATCTGGTGATCGGTGGCGATCAGTTGCTGTCCTCGATCTCTCCCAATCTCGGCGTTCACCCGACCGAGCCCGAGGCCGATCCGGTCGGCGAATGGCTGGCAAGCTGCACCCGCATGCTGGAGCTGGCCGAGCCCCGGCATTTCGTGCTGCCGGGCCACAAGCTGCCCTTTACCGGCCTGCCCGACAGGCTGCGGCAGTTGATCGACAATCACCACGGCGCCCTTGGCCGGATGGAGGCCGCCTTGCGCAAGGCCCCTCGCAGCGCCGTGGAATGCTTCGACATCCTGTTCAAGCGCCGCATCGACGAATCGGTCTTTGGCCTCGCCCTGGTCGAGGCGGTAGCGCATGTGAACCATCTGCGCTTCAGGGGCGCGATCCGCGCGGTCGGCGAAAGGGATGGCGCGGCGCTTTGGGGGGCGTGA
- a CDS encoding aa3-type cytochrome c oxidase subunit IV: MADHHEITEHEHGTMDITQHRKTFAGFIRAAIWVSVISILILIFMALTNA; the protein is encoded by the coding sequence ATGGCCGATCATCACGAGATTACCGAACACGAACATGGCACCATGGACATCACCCAACACAGGAAAACCTTCGCCGGGTTCATCCGGGCTGCCATCTGGGTTTCGGTGATATCGATCCTGATCCTGATCTTCATGGCGCTGACAAACGCTTGA
- a CDS encoding acyl-CoA dehydrogenase, translating into MSYKAPVEQIEFILNHVVPYGQVAATEHFSEAGFDTASAILTEAGKLAGNVLAPLNRNGDETPARLENGKLRSSPGFDEGFRAIAEGGWVGLAADPEHGGMGLPQALNMAVAEMMSGACLSLQLNPLLTQGQIEALEHHASDELKSLYLPKLNSGEWSGTMNLTEPGAGSDVGALTTKAERNEDGSYSITGQKIFITWGDSDVTENVCHAVLARLPDGAKGTKGISLFMVPKLIPDENGNPGVANSLKVVSLEEKTGIHGSPTCVMSYEGATGWLIGEEHKGMAAMFTMMNCARLGVGMQGIGVGEAALQQAVAYAQERNQMGPIIRHPDVRRMLATARAEIFAARAIALACATAIDLERATGDADHAARAAFLTPIAKAYGTDTGWRVADTAVQVHGGMGYIEETGVSQYLRDVRITQIYEGTNGIQAMDLVGRKLSDGGEAAARLLDEILDGAKSAQGDHPELANEVWQAAETLREATQTMLERDLPERFAGAVPYLSAFARVLGGYYHLLAARAGGEPQHALARVFIRRVLPRFSTDLDEALAGLEDLTAISDETLAGEVGA; encoded by the coding sequence ATGAGCTACAAGGCACCAGTCGAGCAGATCGAATTCATTTTGAATCATGTCGTGCCCTACGGTCAGGTCGCTGCGACGGAACATTTCAGCGAGGCCGGTTTCGACACGGCCAGCGCGATTCTGACAGAGGCGGGCAAACTGGCCGGCAATGTGCTCGCGCCCCTGAACCGCAATGGCGATGAGACCCCGGCGCGGCTGGAAAACGGCAAGCTGCGCTCCTCGCCCGGCTTTGACGAAGGCTTCCGCGCGATCGCCGAAGGCGGTTGGGTCGGACTGGCCGCCGATCCGGAACATGGTGGGATGGGACTGCCGCAGGCGCTCAACATGGCCGTGGCCGAGATGATGTCGGGGGCCTGCCTGTCCCTGCAACTCAACCCGCTGCTGACGCAGGGCCAGATCGAGGCGCTGGAACATCACGCCAGCGACGAATTGAAATCGCTTTACCTGCCCAAGCTGAACAGCGGCGAATGGTCCGGCACAATGAACCTGACCGAGCCGGGGGCGGGCAGCGATGTCGGCGCCCTGACCACCAAGGCCGAGCGTAACGAGGATGGCAGCTATTCGATCACCGGGCAGAAGATTTTCATCACCTGGGGCGACAGCGACGTGACCGAAAATGTCTGTCACGCGGTCCTGGCGCGGCTGCCGGACGGGGCCAAGGGCACAAAAGGGATCAGCCTGTTCATGGTGCCAAAACTCATCCCCGACGAGAACGGCAATCCCGGCGTGGCCAACAGCCTCAAGGTCGTCAGCCTCGAGGAAAAGACCGGCATCCACGGCAGCCCGACCTGCGTCATGAGCTATGAGGGCGCGACCGGCTGGCTGATCGGTGAAGAGCACAAGGGCATGGCGGCCATGTTCACGATGATGAACTGCGCCCGGCTTGGTGTCGGGATGCAGGGGATCGGCGTGGGCGAGGCGGCGCTGCAGCAGGCCGTCGCTTACGCGCAAGAGCGCAACCAGATGGGCCCGATCATCCGCCATCCCGATGTCCGGCGGATGCTGGCCACCGCACGGGCCGAGATTTTCGCCGCCCGCGCCATCGCCCTGGCCTGCGCCACCGCGATCGATCTCGAACGGGCGACCGGCGACGCCGATCATGCCGCGCGCGCGGCTTTCCTGACCCCGATTGCCAAGGCCTACGGCACCGATACCGGCTGGCGCGTGGCCGATACGGCGGTGCAGGTGCATGGCGGCATGGGTTATATCGAGGAGACTGGCGTATCCCAGTATTTGCGCGATGTCCGCATCACCCAGATCTACGAGGGCACGAACGGTATCCAGGCCATGGACCTGGTGGGGCGCAAGCTCTCAGACGGGGGAGAGGCGGCGGCGAGGCTGCTCGACGAGATCCTTGACGGGGCCAAATCCGCGCAGGGCGATCATCCCGAACTGGCGAACGAGGTCTGGCAGGCCGCCGAAACCCTGCGCGAGGCGACGCAGACCATGCTGGAACGCGATCTGCCCGAGCGTTTTGCCGGCGCTGTGCCCTATCTCTCGGCTTTCGCACGGGTGCTGGGTGGATATTATCATCTGCTCGCGGCACGGGCAGGGGGCGAGCCACAGCATGCGCTGGCACGGGTCTTCATCCGCCGGGTCCTGCCACGTTTCAGCACCGATCTGGACGAGGCGCTGGCCGGGCTGGAAGATTTGACCGCCATCAGCGACGAAACCCTGGCCGGGGAGGTCGGCGCTTGA